The Candidatus Methylomirabilis sp. nucleotide sequence AGCCTGCGTGAGAATGGCGCGGAAAGGCTCGCAGGAGATGCGAGGGGATTCTCAGGGGAACAGGGGAAAGTTGTCAAGGCATTTTTGGGCAGACACTGCGCCTCCGGTAACGGCCGAACGGAGCTCACTCTGCCTGCCTCACGGGCTCCAGCGGGCGGCGGTGGCGGCAGTGGCCAGAGGGCGGGCGGTGCCCCCATCGGCGGGGACCACCCACACCCTCCCGCGCTCCGGCGCCCCGGCGGGGGCGCGGCGGAAGGCGATCCACGTGTCATCCGGGGCCCAGCGCGGCCCCTCGTCGCTCTCGCCTGCCGGTGGATGGGTCAGACGCCGCCGGATCCCGGTCGCCAGGTCCACCACATCGAGGGCGTACCGGCGCTCGCCAGGGGGGCCGATGGGCTCGCCCGTCGCGTACACGACGCGATCGGTCCGGTGGGCGAAGCGGGCCGAGTGGCTGTCGCGGTCGGGTGGGGAGAGCGAGCGGAGGCGACCGGTCCGCTCGTACGCGACGACCAGGCGTTTCAGCGCCGGGTCGGCCGGGTCGACGTCCATGAAGGCGACGAAGTCGCCGCGCGGCGACACGTTGCCGACCGCGAGGAACGCGCCGAAGGCGCCGCGCCGCGACCCGTCGAACCCGAAGACCACGTAGTCCCAGTTCTGGTCCCGAACGATGAGGCCGCGGCCGTCCGGTGTGAAGGCGAACGCCTCGCGCCGGTAGACGATTTCGACGAGCGATTTCTTGAGCGCCTCCACCACGAGGGGGGAGCCGCCGGGGATCGGTCGGGGCGGCGGCCCGAATGGCTCGACCGTCGGGATCGCCTCCGTGAGATGGACAAGGTAGGGGAGGACCACGCCGTCACGGCGCGGGGCGAGGAAGCCCAGCACCGCGCCGCCCGGCGCCCAGGTCAGGTCGTGTATCTCGACGGCACGCGTGGCGGCCCCGTACACCCCGGACTCTAACCCCCCGGCCTTCGGGAGGGCGATCCGCCGGATGCCCCCCGGCCCGGCCGGCTTGATGACGAGCACCCCTTCGGCCGGCAGGACGTACGCCAGGTCCCCCGCGGCGCTGGCGGCGAACTCCCCGATGCCGGGACCGGCGAGTGGCTCGGTCGCGCCGTCGAGCGTCGCCCGGAGGAGGCGGCCGTCGGCTGTCCGCACCACGAGCGCTTGGCCGCGGGTCCGGAACCGGAGGGTGATCGGCCGCGGGAGCGACCGCCCGGCGCGGTCCCGCACACCGATGCCCAGCGTCACCGTGTACTCGGTGTCGGCCGTCAAGCCGGTCCGGGGCGTGAACGCGGCGCGCCGGCCAGCCGCGCTGACGAAACCCTCCGTTTGCGGCTCGACCGAGAGCGCCGCGCGGACGGACGCCTCGTCGACCGGGCGGCTGAAGACGACCATGATCTGGGTCGTGATCGACACCCCGGCGGTGCCGTCGGTCGGGCGGGCGTCGACGATGGCGAGCGGCCTCGGCTCCCCGAAGACGATGACCAGGCCGATCACCGCCGCCAGGGCGAGGACGACGAGCGCGGCGAGGGCCTCGAAGCGGTGGGTCGGGCTCACGGACGCTCGGTCCGGTGTCAGTAGAGGTAGGGCTGCTCGGGACGCTCGGTCGGCGTGACGGTGGCCGGGGCGATCACCGCCTTCCGCTCCTCCCGGACCTCGGCGACCTCCCACGTCCCCTCGACGGAGACCCAGCTCCCCGCTTCCGGCACCTTGCCCTCGGGCGCGCGGACGGGGAGGCCGATCGGCGTCGCGTCGATGGCGCAGCACTGGACGACGAAGCGCGCCACGAGGAACCAGTCGCCCGGCAACCGGTCATTCCGATAGACGAAGCCGATCACCCGCACCGGCTTCCCCGCGTGCCGGCCCGGCTCGGGATCGGCCTGCATCGCCTTCACCCAGTCCTTGATGGTGTACGTCTCCGGCCGCTGCTCGACGCGGAACTCGGGGGGGTCGTCGAGCCGCCCGAGCGGCAAGGCATCGACGCCGCGCTGGGCCGCGGTCGCGAGGCCGAGCGGCTTCGGCGGCAGGAGGAACCCGAGGGCGAGGGGGAGGACGAGGACGGCGATCGCCAGGGGCGGCGGGCTGCCGTGCCCGCCGGGCTCACCCCCCTGCCGCCCGGCCGCGGCGAGGGCGAGGAGGAGGACGCCGGTCGCCACGGCCGGGAGGAGGTAGATCGGGTGGATGTAGAAGTAGAGGGTGCCGGTCCAGAAGGCGTAGAGGAGGTACGCTCCGTAGCCGAGGGCAATGAGCGGCGCCGCGCGGTTCATGTGACCCAGTAGTTCAGGCCGAGGCCGATCAGGAAGACCGCCTCGGCAACCACGACGGTAACGAGCGCCACCGCCTTCCAGTTGAAGGCGGTGAGCATGAGCAGCACCGCCTTGATGTCGATCATCGGGCCGAAGACGAGGAAGGCGACGAGGGAGCCGTCCGTGAAGGTGCCAGCGTAGGCGAGTGCCACGAACGCATCCACCGTCGAGCAGACCGACAGGAGGGCGGCGAGCCCCATCATCGCCACGACCGAAAGGACAGGCCCCTGCCCGACCTGGAGGAGGAGGCCGCGCGGCACGAACATCTGGGTCAGTGCCGCGAGCCCCGCCCCCACGACCAGGACCGCGCCCATCTCGGCGAACTCGCCGAGGACGCCCCGCGCGAAACGCCCCGCCCGCCCGACCCAGGACGTGGGAACTGGCCCCTCCACCTGGTGGCCCGCGCCGGGGGCCGGGCGCCGCAGGAGGTCAGCCGGGCGGGGATGGAGGCTCAGGAGGAGCCCGACCCCGAGCGCGACAGCGAAGGTGAGGCCGAGCCGGTAGACGACGATGACGGGTTGCTGGCGGAAGGCCGCAAAGGTCGAAAGGGCCACGACCGGGTTCAACGCGGGCGCGGCAAGGAGAAAAACCATCGCGCCCGCGGCGGGGACTCCGCGCGCGGCCAGCCGCCGCGCGACCGGCACGTTGCCACACTCGCACACCGGGAAGAGCGCGCCTAGCCCGGCGAGGGCGGCAAGGGACGCGAACCGGCCGCGCGGCAGCCACTTGAGCACCCGGTCGCCCTTGAGGGCAAGGGCGAGTCCCTGCGAGACCAGCACCCCGAGGAGCAGAAACGGGATCGCCTCGATGAGGACCCCCAGGAAGATCGTGACCCCCTCCTGTCCCCGGCCGACCCAATCCACCCGCGACTCCTTGGGGATCCCGGACAGCCTGCGTGCGGTAGTGCTACCGGGCTACCACAGGGCGACCGGGTTGCCTGGCGAGCCGGTCCCGCCGACGATCTTCAGCGGGGCCCAGACGAACAGGAACTCGTAGGCCTTCTCCTTCAGCAGCGGGGTGAAGTCGAGGTTTTCGATGTTCCAGATCCCGCGCCGCGTCTGCATCTCGGTGTGGCAGGGCACCGCGAAGTCCTCCTCCTCCCCCACCGGCTGGGCGTCGTTGGCCGAGGTGTCGCCGCCGGTCAGGATGATCTTCCGATCCGCCATGTACTGGCAGGCGCTGATGCCGAATCCCGGCTCGCCCGAGGTGAACTCGGCGCGGCGCTTCGCCTTCTCCTCGGCGGAGAGCGACTTCCACTCCGCATTTGCCCAGAGGTCGCCGTGGCCGGTGTAGAGGAAGACGCAGTCCCCCTCGCCGATCTCCGAGAGGCCCTGGCGCTTGACCATCGCCTGGACGTCGGCGGCGGTGATGATCCCCGGGCTCTTGGTGTCCTTCGGGATCGGCAGCCGTCTCATGCCCCGGTACGCCGGCGCGTCGAGGAGCAGGCCGCGGCAGATGAACCCCTTCTCGGCCACGTGCTCGACGCCGAGGTCGCCGAGCCCGACGACCCGGCCGCCCGCGCCGCGCTGGTAGGTGTCCTTGACGAACCGGCCGTTGTAGAAGACGTCGCCCTTCGAAGTGCGAACGCCGATGTGGCCCGGGCCGTCGAACTGGGTGCCGATCTGGCCGAGCTCGGTGGCGACGAACTCATCGTGGTAGACCAGCGCGTTCTTGCCGAACGGGCCCCCGGTGGGCGTGCCGGGGATGCTCATGGTCCACGAGCGGGCGCCGAAGACCGGGATGTCGGACATGTACAGCTTGCCGAGCGCCGCGGTCTTCCCCTGCTTGACCAGCCTCACAGCCTTCAGCACGAGGGCAGGCGTGGTCCGGTTGACGGCGCCGGCCTTGTCGCCGGGCCCGAACTCGGTGGGCGCCCACCTTTCCTGGAACGGCTTGTCGCTGACCGGTTCCTGCTGGGACTTCGCGGCCGTCGCGCCGAGCATACAGATCGCTCCCACCAGCGTGAGCGCGGAGATCCTCGACACGGCTCTCATCTGGCCCTCCACAGGGGAAAGCAGATCCACGCCAACGCCTACTCCCCGACCCCCTTCTGTCCGCGGGCCTTGATGCCAATGCCCCGGGTATTCGCGCCGCTGCCGTCAATGATCTTGACCGGGAGCGAGATGTAGAAGGCCCCACGCGCCGGGAGCTTGCCGAGGTTCGTCAGCAGCTCGTCCCACGACATGCCGTACTTCAAGCCGGCCACATGGGTGCTCTGGCCTCCCTCGACGAAGCCCATGCTGGGGCCGTCGGTTCCGACGTGCATGATGCCCTTCGAGTGGAGGTACTCCATCGCCTCCGGGCTGGGGGCCGGCCAGCCGGGCTTGTTCTGGAGGATCAGGGGCTCGAAGGCCAGCCGGTTCCCCTCGGGGAAGGGCTTGTAGTAGCGGTCCGAGTAGCTGGAGTAGAAGAGGACGATGTCCCCCTTCTTGAGCGAGCCGTGCTTCGCCTCCCAGTCCTGCACGATCTTCGGCGTGATCTGCGGGCTCTTGCCGTTCGGAGCCTTGTCGAGGATGTCCCGGACGTCAATCACGACGGCCGGCCCGATCCACTGCGTGATCGGCATCTTCTCGCAGGTCATCTTTCCCATCGGGCCGGCGAACGGCATGCCGCTCCCCTCCGGCGGGATGAAGTGCGCCGGGCAGTCAAGCTGCGTGCCGGTGTGCTCGTCGATCACGTACCGCTGGCCGTAGTAGGGGAAGACGCTTTGCGCCAGGTTGTCGGTGTACGCCCCCTTGACCGGCTTGAACCAGTTGAAGGTCCACCGCTGAAACGGGGCGTGCGTCGGCCAGTGGGCCGGTAACTGCTCCGAGATGAGGACCGTCAGGTCAATCACCTCCGCGTCCCGAAATGCGGCGGCCAACCGCTCCGCGACATCCTGCGCTTCGGCCTGAGGCGGGCTGCTGAACGCCGCCCCCATCGCCACAATGGCGATCGTGAGCGCCACCGAGGACCGCACGAGGAGTCCACGCCACCCATGCCGCTTCATCGGCGCCCTCCTGTGAAATGTCACCGCACCCGTTGCGGTGAGTGCCGAACGTAAGGCACGGACCCCCATCCCTATTGCCTGGGGGCCCGCGGTTTCTTCGCGCGCGGGAGAACAATGGGCTTCGATGGAGACCTCGAGCCTCGGCAGGGATGGGGATCCCGTTCGCATCGGAGTCCGCGCGGAGAGTTGAGGGGCAGGGTCGTTGAAGGTCGCCGCCATCCTAGGGGCGAAGGGGAGCGTTGTCAAGTGATCCAGTCCCCGCGCCAGGGCGTCGGTAGCGAGGGGCAGGGCCCACCGCATCCTCCAGCGGTGCCGCTTGGCGAGGAATTGCTTTGACATACATCTCACCTCGCTCCTAGAATGAAATCACTTTCTACGATCCGAAAGTATGGCGACCGGGGGGAGTGGAGCCGGCGGTGCGGCGACAGCGGGGCGGCAACGCCAACGTGGTCTCCTCGGTGGTCCGGGCCCTCTCCCTCCTGGACGCACTGGCCGCTCAGGGCCGCGCGATCGGGATCGCCGAGCTCAGCAAGCGGGTGCGCCTGCACGTCAGCACGGTCCACCGCCTGCTGGCGACCCTGATCACCCGGGGGTACGTGAGGCAGGACCCGGAGACCGGCAAGTACGCCCTGGGCCTCAGGACCTTCGTCCTGGGGCAGGCGTACCTCGAGCACATGGACCTCAGACGGGCCGCCCAGCCCGCCCTGCAACGCCTGGCCCAGCGGACGGGGGAGACGGCGAACCTGGTGGCGATGGACCGGGAGGAAGCCGTCTACCTGGACAAGGCCGAGAGCACCCAGAGCGTCCGGTTCTTCTCCCGGATCGGGCACCGCGCCCCCCTCTACTGCACGGCCGTGGGGAAGGTGCTCGTGGCGGACCTGCCACCGGAGGAGCGGGAGGAGCTCCTGGGCCGCCTCACCCTCACCCCTCTCACCCGGAACACCATCACCGACCTCGGCGCCTTGCGCCAGGAGCTGGACCGGGTGGCGGCCCAGGGCTACGCGCTGGACCGGGAGGAGTGCGAGGAGGGGGCCTCCTGCCTGGCAGCCCCGCTGCGGGACCACACCGGTCGGGTGGTGGCGGCGCTGGGGATCTCCGCGCCCACGGTCCGCTTGACGGCGGCGAAACGGGAGCAGCTCATCCCCCTCCTCGTAGAGGAGGGGAGAGGCCTCTCGCAGGAGCTCGGCTACCAGGGGGCGGCGGCGGCCGCCCCGGCTGCCGCCCGCCGCTAGGGCCGAGCGGCCCGGCGAAGGGCGGCGGATGGAGGGGATCATGCGGGATTCGCTGCACGCCGCGATGCGGGTCGGCATCGTCCATTTTATGGCCTACCCCGAATGCCTGAAGGGGGAGGGACCGGTGGTGGAGACCGTCCGCCGGATCCTGGAGGATGAGTTTTTCGGGGCGATCGAGGTGACCCAGGTGAAGGACCCCGCTGCCCGGCAGACGGTCGCCCGGCTGTCTGCCCAGAGCCACGTCGAGGTGGGCTACGGGGCCCAGCCGGTCCTGCTCACGGAGAAGCTCAACCTGAACAGCCTCGATCCGGCCGAGCGGAAGCGGGGGGTGGAGCGGATGAAGGCCTGCGTGGACGAGGCTGCGGCGCTCGGGGCGACCGCCTTCGCGGTCCTGTCGGGGCCCAACGTCACGGCCCGGCGGGGGGAGGCGATGCAGCGCCTCACGGACTCTCTCCTGGAGATCGGGGATGCCTGCGCCGCCAAGGGCCTCCGGCTCCTCCTGGAGACCTTCGATTACGATATTGACAAGAAGTGCCTCATCGGTCCAAACCGGGACGGGGCAACCATCTCCCGCGCGGTCCGGAAGCGGCACAAGGAGTTCGGGCTCATGCTCGACCTCAGCCACCTCCCGCTCCAGCACGAGACCCCGAAGCAGGCCTTCGCCGCGGCGAAGGGGCAGATCGGCCACATCCACATCGGCAACTGCGTGCTCCAGGCCGGCCACCCGGCCTACGGGGACCAGCATCCCCGCTTCGGGCTGCCGGGCGGGGAGAACGACGTCCCCCAGCTCCTCGCCTTCCTGAAGGAATTGTTCGCCATCGGCTACCTGGGGAAGGGCAAGCGGCCGATCGTGGCCTTCGAGGTCAAGCCCCAGCCGGGGGAGTCCTCGGAGGCGGTCATCGCCGGGGCCAAGCGCACGCTGCTTGACGCCTGGGCCCGCCTCTAGGGCCCGAAAGCACGACCCCTGCCGCCCGGCGCGCGAGGGACAGCCTAGGGCCTCCGGCGCCTCTCGGCCCGGAGGCGCAGAAGCGCCCGGAGCCCCCGGAGGAGCGTGAGCGCGCCCCCGGGCATCACGGCGCCCTCGAAGGCGTCCAGCATCTCGGCCTCCGTCGCCCCAAGCGCCCGGGCGCGGCGCAGGTGCAGGATCAGGGAGCGCTCCTCGCCCCGGTAGGCGAGGACGGCGCTCGCCACCAGCTCCCGATACTTCAGGGGGAGCGCGTGGCTCATCCCGAGCGAGCGCCGGTAGAGCCCGTTGTAGGCCTCCATGAAGGCGGGGTCAAGCCGGCTGGCCAGCTCCCACTCCGGGTACGTGTAGCCGCGGTCGCGCCGGATCTGGGCCGCCAACGCTTTGGCCCGGCCCGGGCGCCGCCGCGCGGCGCGCTTCTTCCGGGTCGCCATGGCACCTCCTCGCGGTTGGAATCGGGGGGGGAACGCGCGAAGTCCTTCCTCTACCACGGCGGCCGGAGCGGGTCAAGCCGGCGAGGATTCCGTGGAGTCCCTCACGGGGAGCCCGAACACCCTCTACCAGAGCGCGCTCATCCTCCTGGATGAGGCCGCTGCCGCGTTGCGCCTGGACCCCGGCATCCATGAGCGTCTCCGCTACCCGAAGCGGGCGCTGATGGTATCCATCCCCACCCGGATGGATGACGGCCGCACCCGGGTCTTCCTCGGCTACCGCGTCCAGCACAACGTCACCCTTGGGCCCGGCAAGGGGGGCATCCGCTACCACCCCGACACCACGCTCGAGGAGGTCACCGCCCTCGCGATGCTCATGACCTGGAAGTGCGCCCTGATGGGCCTCCCCTACGGCGGGGCCAAGGGCGGCGTGCGGTGCGACCCCGAGACGATGTCGGCCGGCGAGCTGGAGCGGATGACCCGCCGCTACACGTCCGAGATCGTCCTGGCGATCGGCCCCGACCGGGACGTCCCGGCCCCCGACCTGTACACGAACGACCAGACCATGGCCTGGATCATGGACACCTACAGCATGCAGAAGGGGGGGACGGTACCCGGGGTGGTGACGGGGAAGCCGGTCCTCCTCGGCGGGACGCTGGGGCGACTCGAGGCGACGGGACGGGGGGTGGCGATCATGGCGGAGGAGGCGTGCCGGGCCACGGGCCGCCCCCTCGCCGGGGCGGCCGTGGCCGTGCAGGGGTTCGGGAACGTGGGCGGCGTGGCCGCCCGCCTCCTGCACGAGGCCGGCTGCCGCATCGTCGCGGTGAGCGACGTCCGGGGGGGGATCACCAGCGGGGCCGGGCTCGATGTTCCGCGCCTGCTGGAGCACGTCCGGGAGAACAAGTACGTGGAGAGGTTCCCGGGAGCGGAGCGGATCGCGAACGCGGAGCTGCTCACCTGCCCCTGCGACATCCTGATCCCCGCCGCCCTGCAGGGACAGATCACGCCTGCCAACGCGGAGCAGATCCGGGCCCGGATCATCGTGGAGGGCGCCAACGGTCCCACCCTCCCGGAGGCGGACGCGATGCTCGCGCGGCGCGGGATCTTCGTGGTCCCGGACATCTTGGCCAACGCCGGCGGGGTCACCGTCTCCTACTTCGAGTGGGTCCAGGACCTGCAGATGTACTTCTGGACGGAGGAGCAGATCACCCAGCGCCTCCGTTCCCTCATGACGGGGGCCTTCGCCGAGGTCCGGGGTCTCGCCACGGCCCGGGGCGTGGACCTGCGCCGCGCCGCCACCATGCTGGGGGTGCAGCGCGTGGCGGAGGCGAAGCGCCTCCGGGGCCTGTACCCATGAGCGGTCCGGGACCTTCCCCGCCGGCCCCGCTCGCCGCCGACCGCGCGACCTCGGCGCAGGCCGAGCGCCTGGTCGAGCAGGCCGAGTTCGGCGCCCGCCGCCTCACCGGTCTCCCCCTCTACTTCGCGGGCGGTCTCGCCCTCGCCTTCTCGGGATTCCAGCTCTACACGGCGGCCTTCGGGACCCTCCCGGGGGTCCTCCAGCGGGCAGTCCACCTGGCCTTCGCCCTCGCCCTCTGCTTCCTCTTTTACCCGGGCTCGAAGAAGGCCCGCCGCGCCTCTCCCCCGTGGAGCGACTACCTGCTGGCGGCCTGCGCGTCCTGGGTCGCCCTCTACGTGGTGGTCCACTACCGGGCCCTGGTCACCCGGGTCGGCGACCCCACGCCCCTGGACATCCTCACCGGCGCCGCCGCCATGGTGTTCATCCTGGAGGCCTCCCGGCGCGCCGTCGGCATCTTCCTCCCGGCGATCGCGAGCGCCTTCGTCCTGTATGCCTTTGTCGGCCCTTACCTCCCCGACCTCGTAGCCCACCGGGGCTACACTCTCCGGCGGGTAGTGGACCACCTCTACTTCACCACGGAAGGCGTTTTCGGCATTCCCCTCTGGGTCTCCGCGACGTTCGTCTTCGGGTTCGTCCTCTTCGGGGCCGTCCTGGAGCGGACGGGGGCCGGCGAGTACCTCATTCAGCTCGCCTTTTCCCTCTTCGGCCACACACGGGGCGGGCCGGCCAAGGCGGCCGTGGTGGCGAGCGCCTTCATGGGGACCATCTCCGGCTCCTCCATCGCGAATACCGCCACCGTCGGCAGCATGACGATCCCGCTCATGAAGCGAGTCGGGTTCAAGGCGGAGGTGGCGGGGGGGATCGAGACGGCAGCGGGCGGGAACGGCCAGATCATGCCCCCGGTGATGGGGGCCGCCGCCTTCGTCATGGCCGAGTGGCTGGGCATCCCCTACCTGGAGGTCGCGAAGGCCGCCGTGCTGCCCGCCGTCATTGACCAGTTGGCGCTGCTCGGCGCCGTGCACCTCTTGGCGCTCAAGGAGGGCATCAGCGGGCTGCCGAAGAGCGACCTTCCCCCGTTCTGGCGGACGTTCCTCCGGGGTCTTCACTTCCTCTTCCCCGTCGCGGTCCTCCTCTACTACCTGATCTGGCAGCGGTCCACCCCCCTCACCGCCGCCTTCATGGGGACGATGTCCGCCCTCGGGATCTTCGCCGCCTCGGGCCTCCTGCGGTCGCTCCAGGCAGCCCACGCCGGGTCGGGGGCGGGGGCGGAACTCGCCGACACGGCGCAGCGGCTGGTGACCGCGCTCTTCCTGGGGGCCAGGACGATGGCCGGCGTGGGGGCGACCTGCGCCTGCGCCGGGATCATCGTGGGGGTAGTGACGCTGACCGGCCTCGGTCTGAACATGGCGGACATCCTCCTCCGGCTCTCGGGAGGCTACCTGCTCCCGAGCCTCTTCCTCACCATGCTGGCCTGCCTGATCCTGGGAATGGGGGTCCCCACGACCGCCACGTACATCATCATGGCGACGATCACGGCGCCGGCCCTGCAGGCGGTGGCCCCCACCATCCCGATCATCGCCATCCACCTCTTCGTCTTCTACTTCGGGATCCTGGCTGACGACACGCCGCCCGTGGGCCTCGCCGCCTACGCCGCGGCCGGGATCGCCGGATCCGACCCGGTCCGGACCGGCTGGCAGGCCTTTAAGTTAGACATGCGGACGTTCCTTCTCCCCTTCATGTTCATCAACGCGCCCCAGATGCTCCTCATCAACACGACGGTGCTGGAGGCGGCCTGGATCTTCGTCACCGCCTCGGTGGGGATGTACGCGCTCGCGGCCGGGATGCAGGGCTACTTCCTGATCCCGGCACGCCTGACGGAGCGGGTGATCCTCTGCGTGTCGGCCGTGGGGCTGGTCTGGGCGGGGTGGGTGACGGACGTCCTCGGGATGCTCGGCGTGGCGGTCGTGGTCGTCCTGCAGCGCCGGCGGCAGCGAGCGGGAGAGGCGTGAGGCTCAGGAGGCGAGCAGCAGCCGCAGCGCCGGGAGGCGCTCCACCCGCACCCGCACGCGAGCCGGGGCGCCCGGCAGGGCGGCGAGGGGGACCTCGCGCCCCCGGAGGGAGAGCTGCATCCGGGCCACCGGGTGGACGAGAAGGGGCAGCTCCGTGAGGCGCACGCTCTCGGGCGACCGGAGCAGGCCGCCGGTGAGCCGGTAGGGCTCCCCGGGGCCGAGGCGCGGGAGGCCGGCGCCGAAGGCGGGCGCTACCGTCTCCTCCAGGGTGAGCGCGCCATCCGCGGCCACCCGGAAGCGGCCGGTCACCGGGACGCGGTCCACCGAGTGCATGTACTCGAGGGACACGGCCTCCCCGGCCTGTACGCGGGCGGCGTACAGCAGCTGCCCGCTCCCGGCCTCCCGGACGGTCAAAGCCCGGACCGGGACCAGGGTGAGGAGGAGGGCCGCCCCCGCGGCCAGGGGGGCGGCCCTCCGCACGATGCGGGCCACGCGCCCTCCTACGCGCCCTTCTCGCGGTAGAAGCGCTGCGCCCCCGGGTGCAGCGGGATCGGCATGCCTTCCCGCGCGCTCTTCAGGGTCAGGTTCTTGGCGGCGGCGTGGGCGCTGTGGAAGGTCTCCAGGTTCTCGAAGACGGCCT carries:
- a CDS encoding Glu/Leu/Phe/Val dehydrogenase gives rise to the protein MESLTGSPNTLYQSALILLDEAAAALRLDPGIHERLRYPKRALMVSIPTRMDDGRTRVFLGYRVQHNVTLGPGKGGIRYHPDTTLEEVTALAMLMTWKCALMGLPYGGAKGGVRCDPETMSAGELERMTRRYTSEIVLAIGPDRDVPAPDLYTNDQTMAWIMDTYSMQKGGTVPGVVTGKPVLLGGTLGRLEATGRGVAIMAEEACRATGRPLAGAAVAVQGFGNVGGVAARLLHEAGCRIVAVSDVRGGITSGAGLDVPRLLEHVRENKYVERFPGAERIANAELLTCPCDILIPAALQGQITPANAEQIRARIIVEGANGPTLPEADAMLARRGIFVVPDILANAGGVTVSYFEWVQDLQMYFWTEEQITQRLRSLMTGAFAEVRGLATARGVDLRRAATMLGVQRVAEAKRLRGLYP
- a CDS encoding permease — encoded protein: MDWVGRGQEGVTIFLGVLIEAIPFLLLGVLVSQGLALALKGDRVLKWLPRGRFASLAALAGLGALFPVCECGNVPVARRLAARGVPAAGAMVFLLAAPALNPVVALSTFAAFRQQPVIVVYRLGLTFAVALGVGLLLSLHPRPADLLRRPAPGAGHQVEGPVPTSWVGRAGRFARGVLGEFAEMGAVLVVGAGLAALTQMFVPRGLLLQVGQGPVLSVVAMMGLAALLSVCSTVDAFVALAYAGTFTDGSLVAFLVFGPMIDIKAVLLMLTAFNWKAVALVTVVVAEAVFLIGLGLNYWVT
- a CDS encoding cyclase family protein; this encodes MRAVSRISALTLVGAICMLGATAAKSQQEPVSDKPFQERWAPTEFGPGDKAGAVNRTTPALVLKAVRLVKQGKTAALGKLYMSDIPVFGARSWTMSIPGTPTGGPFGKNALVYHDEFVATELGQIGTQFDGPGHIGVRTSKGDVFYNGRFVKDTYQRGAGGRVVGLGDLGVEHVAEKGFICRGLLLDAPAYRGMRRLPIPKDTKSPGIITAADVQAMVKRQGLSEIGEGDCVFLYTGHGDLWANAEWKSLSAEEKAKRRAEFTSGEPGFGISACQYMADRKIILTGGDTSANDAQPVGEEEDFAVPCHTEMQTRRGIWNIENLDFTPLLKEKAYEFLFVWAPLKIVGGTGSPGNPVALW
- a CDS encoding Ig-like domain-containing protein, which encodes MSPTHRFEALAALVVLALAAVIGLVIVFGEPRPLAIVDARPTDGTAGVSITTQIMVVFSRPVDEASVRAALSVEPQTEGFVSAAGRRAAFTPRTGLTADTEYTVTLGIGVRDRAGRSLPRPITLRFRTRGQALVVRTADGRLLRATLDGATEPLAGPGIGEFAASAAGDLAYVLPAEGVLVIKPAGPGGIRRIALPKAGGLESGVYGAATRAVEIHDLTWAPGGAVLGFLAPRRDGVVLPYLVHLTEAIPTVEPFGPPPRPIPGGSPLVVEALKKSLVEIVYRREAFAFTPDGRGLIVRDQNWDYVVFGFDGSRRGAFGAFLAVGNVSPRGDFVAFMDVDPADPALKRLVVAYERTGRLRSLSPPDRDSHSARFAHRTDRVVYATGEPIGPPGERRYALDVVDLATGIRRRLTHPPAGESDEGPRWAPDDTWIAFRRAPAGAPERGRVWVVPADGGTARPLATAATAARWSP
- a CDS encoding IclR family transcriptional regulator, translated to MRRQRGGNANVVSSVVRALSLLDALAAQGRAIGIAELSKRVRLHVSTVHRLLATLITRGYVRQDPETGKYALGLRTFVLGQAYLEHMDLRRAAQPALQRLAQRTGETANLVAMDREEAVYLDKAESTQSVRFFSRIGHRAPLYCTAVGKVLVADLPPEEREELLGRLTLTPLTRNTITDLGALRQELDRVAAQGYALDREECEEGASCLAAPLRDHTGRVVAALGISAPTVRLTAAKREQLIPLLVEEGRGLSQELGYQGAAAAAPAAARR
- a CDS encoding TIM barrel protein, giving the protein MEGIMRDSLHAAMRVGIVHFMAYPECLKGEGPVVETVRRILEDEFFGAIEVTQVKDPAARQTVARLSAQSHVEVGYGAQPVLLTEKLNLNSLDPAERKRGVERMKACVDEAAALGATAFAVLSGPNVTARRGEAMQRLTDSLLEIGDACAAKGLRLLLETFDYDIDKKCLIGPNRDGATISRAVRKRHKEFGLMLDLSHLPLQHETPKQAFAAAKGQIGHIHIGNCVLQAGHPAYGDQHPRFGLPGGENDVPQLLAFLKELFAIGYLGKGKRPIVAFEVKPQPGESSEAVIAGAKRTLLDAWARL
- a CDS encoding TIGR03943 family protein translates to MNRAAPLIALGYGAYLLYAFWTGTLYFYIHPIYLLPAVATGVLLLALAAAGRQGGEPGGHGSPPPLAIAVLVLPLALGFLLPPKPLGLATAAQRGVDALPLGRLDDPPEFRVEQRPETYTIKDWVKAMQADPEPGRHAGKPVRVIGFVYRNDRLPGDWFLVARFVVQCCAIDATPIGLPVRAPEGKVPEAGSWVSVEGTWEVAEVREERKAVIAPATVTPTERPEQPYLY
- a CDS encoding carboxymuconolactone decarboxylase family protein; this translates as MATRKKRAARRRPGRAKALAAQIRRDRGYTYPEWELASRLDPAFMEAYNGLYRRSLGMSHALPLKYRELVASAVLAYRGEERSLILHLRRARALGATEAEMLDAFEGAVMPGGALTLLRGLRALLRLRAERRRRP
- a CDS encoding TRAP transporter permease, which gives rise to MSGPGPSPPAPLAADRATSAQAERLVEQAEFGARRLTGLPLYFAGGLALAFSGFQLYTAAFGTLPGVLQRAVHLAFALALCFLFYPGSKKARRASPPWSDYLLAACASWVALYVVVHYRALVTRVGDPTPLDILTGAAAMVFILEASRRAVGIFLPAIASAFVLYAFVGPYLPDLVAHRGYTLRRVVDHLYFTTEGVFGIPLWVSATFVFGFVLFGAVLERTGAGEYLIQLAFSLFGHTRGGPAKAAVVASAFMGTISGSSIANTATVGSMTIPLMKRVGFKAEVAGGIETAAGGNGQIMPPVMGAAAFVMAEWLGIPYLEVAKAAVLPAVIDQLALLGAVHLLALKEGISGLPKSDLPPFWRTFLRGLHFLFPVAVLLYYLIWQRSTPLTAAFMGTMSALGIFAASGLLRSLQAAHAGSGAGAELADTAQRLVTALFLGARTMAGVGATCACAGIIVGVVTLTGLGLNMADILLRLSGGYLLPSLFLTMLACLILGMGVPTTATYIIMATITAPALQAVAPTIPIIAIHLFVFYFGILADDTPPVGLAAYAAAGIAGSDPVRTGWQAFKLDMRTFLLPFMFINAPQMLLINTTVLEAAWIFVTASVGMYALAAGMQGYFLIPARLTERVILCVSAVGLVWAGWVTDVLGMLGVAVVVVLQRRRQRAGEA
- a CDS encoding cyclase family protein — translated: MKRHGWRGLLVRSSVALTIAIVAMGAAFSSPPQAEAQDVAERLAAAFRDAEVIDLTVLISEQLPAHWPTHAPFQRWTFNWFKPVKGAYTDNLAQSVFPYYGQRYVIDEHTGTQLDCPAHFIPPEGSGMPFAGPMGKMTCEKMPITQWIGPAVVIDVRDILDKAPNGKSPQITPKIVQDWEAKHGSLKKGDIVLFYSSYSDRYYKPFPEGNRLAFEPLILQNKPGWPAPSPEAMEYLHSKGIMHVGTDGPSMGFVEGGQSTHVAGLKYGMSWDELLTNLGKLPARGAFYISLPVKIIDGSGANTRGIGIKARGQKGVGE